Genomic window (Ostrinia nubilalis chromosome 20, ilOstNubi1.1, whole genome shotgun sequence):
ATTACTCCAGTGTTAACATTAGATTCGTCGGCGTCCATCTATGATAGATCACGCTATAATGCAATATCAATGGCATTGTAATGCTACGAATCGGTATTAGGAAATCAATTGTCAACGTAGAGATACGTGTGGTTTATAGCATCACAATTTACGAACTGTAATTTGTATCGCGTCCATTACATGAATATGtaactaatttattataaattatgtatagtTACTTTTATAAACCGTGGCACGACGAttagtttatttaaattagttgTAAGACTTGTCAACGTGCGTACACAACTGAAATGTGTTTCGAAAGTACTTACTACCTATTTACGTAGGTGGTTGTAAGTAACATTAACATTTTGGGACATGGCTGACACTAAAAATGTCTTAATCATAATATCTTACACGTGCTACATCGTGGCATAAGCAAACaactataaaataatatgtGGTGAATTAGACACGCCTCTTAACCTAGCGAacttggcgcccaacgtggggctTGAAAGTCGATCCATGTAGCCTGTAGTATTTAAATCTGTAGTGAATGCAACCTTCTTTTACTTCTTCATGCTGTCCAGCCCTGTTCCTGGCACTGATAGATTTAAGTTAGTTTGTTTGAAATTTAACAATGGGTCTTAAAGActgttaatattatttgaaagtgCAAAGAGTAgatttaatataatataaacacGCGTCATTGTACTAGCACCTAAAATATGCTCATTGTGGTGTCGTAAGACCCTTTTGGAGCTCAAATGATGTCTAGTCATGACAGCATTAAGtaaatcattataaaattaGCACAAATTAAACCATTACTGCCATATTTTTCGATTAGAGCACAATATGCACAAATTCGAATTATTATGAACTTCATTTTGTAAATCAATTTGCTTGAATTTTTTGTGGTTTTTGACTTCTGTAAGAGGtttttagtattaattattacaagtacctactgttatgtttgtgataattaattgATGATGTAGAAACTTAAACATTACTTGATTTGATGtttttaattgttattgttacCTATACTTAATTGTTACTTTTTCCAACAGTGTAAAATTGTTTTAAGCTAAgttattttgaatttgttttGCTATTGCATGTTACCTGCATTTACATTTTATCAATTAtggtgattttatttattatttatacattatACACTTTAAAATCTGTAAATTATGTTTTTGTGTAGACTTTTGTTTATCAGAGTATACATTTTAATACCATTATACATTTCATAGAACTAATAAAAACAGTGGGTTATTAGTTACCACGTAAAGATAtaccaaaaacataaataatgcCAATATTAAGAACCTACCAAATCCCAACATTTTACAAAACACTAATGAAAAAGACAAAATGTGCATTTAATATTAATCTACTTAAGTATTTAATAATGAATTAAATTTCCCAATGTTTTATTCTTAATTATATGCAATATGTACATTACTGTGTGtacttaggtatttattaaCAAGTTTTGGTTACTTGTGTTATCTATTCAATGTCAAGGATTATGTATGTAATTCAATAATTGTGATATTATCTTGTTTGACTACCTATATTTTTACACATAGCACTAAAGAACAAGTGCTTTCTGTTAAAAAACCAAGGATTTTTAAGGAACCTTACAACAAAAgtttctaaataatataaatttggTATGCCTACTTACTCAAAATAATGCAATGTATGTGTGTTATGACTACTAGATAATTACCCATTGTTATTCAAGCTAATCAAGTTAATTCTGAAATTCTGTGAATGTATTTAAATACCTAATACTATTGATTAATACATGCAGTATTGAAACACCAATCTTGTTAGATTAGTCAAATTACTATTGTAAATATGATTGTCAGTTTTTTAACAAAAGATAACTTGgcaaataacaataatatatTCAATATAGTATACATAATGTATAATTCTGTTATGTAAGTGTCCAAGACAGACATAGTTATTAATAAAGTAGGAAATGCCTTAAGAATGTATTAGTAAATCATCAAGACATCTAAAGGACAGGCTTATGAAACTGATAGGTATCAAAGAAGGCAAATTATGATCATGCTTTTGCAGTACAATGAAACATTGTTAAGTTACtataatagttatttatttgataccTAGTGATCACTTCACTGTTATattaaataattgaatttaacATGGTCTTTTATTCAATACACATACAATACAAACCAAAAATTTACAATTAAAATGCATAATTTACAGAACTTCTAAACTTTGTAAAGTATCtaagcaaataataataatattaattatctaacttacatacttttttaacaTGTCCATCTTCTTCATATTATCCAAGAGTTGTAACTGTACATTTACACATTCTACTACATAATTGATTGCATTTTGGAAAATGCCTTGGGCTTTATGCAAATTCTGAGGAACCAAAACTCCGAACCAGCGCATAGGATTAACAGTGTTTTCAGCTTTGCTTTCTGCTACCTTAAACTGCATGATTCCATCATCATCAGGTGTAGTCTCACATACAGCCGATGCTGAAAATTCTGGGCTGTTCTCAACTGGCAACCTAGCTGTACTCACTGAACTCTGACCCATGATATATCTTGATTTTGCTAAGTGAATGCTGCCATTATTTATAGAAGACTCAATGTTCATCTCGCAGCGCATTTTCTCTTCGATTAAATGCAAGTGTTTTATAGCAAGTTTATCCAATATATCATTTAGAACTGGTTTATctagaaacaaaataatatacattAGAAATGCAGTTATTTATCGCACAAAAACGCGAAAGTAAGACAATAGTTTGACTTCACATACCTTTATTATCCTGCATTTTTTCTATTAAATGAACTTtctatgtacttatttattatgttattttatatttttacgtATTTTAAAGTGAAATAGTTTTTAGAAAAGGTGAATTGTAtcgtttttgtaaataaaaatacgtaactAGATCTGTCAAAATATTAGAATCTATTTTACCGATTCAACAAACGTCACATGACCTGTGTCCAGCAGGCTTATTGGCTGGCTGTATCAACTAATTGTTTCAACAAATAGTGGACACTTTTAGTTATACACTATTCGAGTTCATCATTTTATATTATCTTTGGATACTTTGACAGTTTATGCCGACGCCATTACGGTGTGGTGGTCGCCATTTTGACATTTATGAAAACTCTCGTGTGAATTTTGTGCGTCTggaagaatttatatttttgtggaTATTATTAGAAACGTCCTAAAATAACTTCAAGCGATGTCTGATAGAAAACGTTTACTCAACGACCTTAGGGTTATAGACTTGCGCGCTGAGTTAGAAAAGCGTAACCTAGATAAAAGCGGTGTACGCGGCGTGCTCATCCAACGCCTAACAAAGGTGATTAGCTGCTATTTTATTACACAATCGTTTAGTCATCACAtggatttcaattatttattcatttaatacATCTTTCGCGTGTTTTTAGCATTTAGAGGAGGAGGGCCACGATCCAGCAACGTTCAAGTTTGAGTTGACTACTCCTGAAGGTAAAACCCCTGTAAAAAAAACACGTCGTTCAGAAGGTGCCGCAGAACAGGAGGCTGAAGAGACGACTCCTACAATGGAAGACATGATCGTCCAAGACGACGCAGGTGATGAGGAAGAAACTGAGCAAACTGAAGAGGAGACCAAAGCTAACGACCACACGGAAGCCACAGAAGAAGCCGCGGAGGAGAAAATGGAAGTAGATGAGAAAACAAGCAGGAAACGTGAAAGCAAAGAAGAGCCTGAAGCTAGTCAAGCTAAAAAACCATGCATTGAACCAGAAATCAAGAGTGAGGATGATcctaaaattgaaaataatacagATGCTGAGGACAGCATTAATTTAGATCTTGGAGAAGATGAATTGCTCAATGAAGAGGTACGTTTCTATTTCTTCAGAGTCACTGTTAAACTGCCTCCAGTTGTCACCAAAATTACAAATGGATATTTTATGGATATAGATTAGAAGATCATTGTAGAGTAAATGATTATGTTCATATATTTTTGTAGCTTTGATATAAATACATGTTGATTTGAAAGATATAATCATCTTTTTTTAGAAgtaaatctatattttattagTTAGACAAAATGCATTTATGCAATAATATTAGCCAAATGCATTTATGCAAAAATTACAGTGTtatgattttgataaatataGGATTTAGATCTATTAATATTTGCCAGTATGTGATATTCTGGCACTTTGCCAGAATGCAGTAGTTACTTCCATGTTGCTTAAAGATTTGTTTTACTTCTTTCAGACTGATAATGCTGAAAAAGCCGACAATAATGGTAAgttccttttttatttgtaatttaatacaaaattaagCTCTGCAGTAACAGCTATTGTGCAATAAAACCTTTGATCCTGGATAATTGATATACATAGATTACAATGTGCCTAAATGTTACTGAACCTAAGAACATTGTTTgttatgtaaatttttaaaatgtttaaatatgaaattaaatgtGAAGTGATCCTGCAACAAGACTGGAAATATTAATCAGAAGAGATAAATTACGATGGCACTTTAAGGCACCACTgccattgataaaaattgtgtcagCTGCAACACAGAACCCAATGTTGAGCAGAAATTTGAGAAAATGCAACAAGGCAGAAACtatctacaatctacatacaCGAGCTGAATGCCAAAGTTATGTGGTTGATATATAAAAGTTGCGGGACATTTTTGGTTGCGTTGCAACCTTCAGGTGTTCTACAAATGTGGTAATGTGTAGTCCATAAGTAACATGGACATGGTGGCCCAACGCCACTTCTGCTCCATATCCAGACAGTGGTGCTAATATCCAATCAAGTTTTCAGGTCAAGAGTTAGTATTTTTTCAACATGCAACTGGGAAATTCTCTAAGAAGACCATTCTGCCGTTCCCAAAAGAAGATGAAGGGAGACAGGGCAGGCCGCCGTCGACTCGACGGGCGACCTGCGCTGACTCAGCTGATAACCGCTACTGACGTAGATGATGCCGCTCTCGAAGAACCAGCCGAGGCCTCGGGCGACGCATCGGCGCCGGCCGACTCCGCGGCACCTTCGGACTCCACCCCTGCCGACGATCAACAAGTAAACAGCGAAGCCCCTGCCATTAGGTTGGTGAACGACGAACGGCCGTCGCGACGCCGCTGCGCGCATTATATTCCGCTCCGAAATATCGACTATTCAATTTCGTTTTCACTACAAAGTTTTGCACCTAGTTATTTGGATGGAAGAATTCTACGCCTACCGTTTGGACGTTCCCGATTTCCCAGAGAAGAGGATCTCCAACGCATCCTTGGCTGATTGTCTCCGCGCCCGAAATATGACGGACTTCAGGTGCTTCGTGGTCGCCCCCCGTGAGAAGGCCTGCGGTCGGCGGCTCCACGCTTGCGGCCACCCGAACTCGTCGTGCTCAACGATCGACTCGGCTGCTTCCCTGCTGCTGCCGGAGTACTGGTGCAAAACTTTGTAGTGTCGTGTGCGTTTCTGATAGTCAAATCGTAAAGTCACGAATTAATGGACGATTTCAAAATTTCTATGCCAATGTAACGTCAGACCAGTTTGTTTGTGCCATtactataataaaaaatttcTGCTTTCAGCAATGATGGTGAAAAAACGGAAAAGGATGAAAAAGGTAAAacttcgtttttttttttaaagaaaatacatCCCTGAAGAACATGAATGAGAACATTTGGTTAAataacttctttttttttttaagacgAAAAAGATAAGGATGGCGAAAGTGATAAAAAGGAAAAGAAAGATGACAGTAAGGAAGGTGGCGCTCGCAACCTATGGGTCAGCGGGCTGTCGGGCGACACTCGCGCTAAGGACTTGAAGCAGCTGTGTAGCAAGCATGgaaaggtaaatttaataaaatgcatttatttacctaaaccttcaataaaatatttttgtataatcTGAATAATTTTCATTGTGCAGGTGATCGGTGCTAAAGTTGTGACTAATGCACGGACACCAGGATCTCGTTGCTATGGCTATGTTACCATGGCAAGTCCGCAAGATGCAGAAAACTGTATCAAAAACTTGCATAGGACTGGTAAGCTAATTATCTTGCTTATTGATTAACTACTTCAAAGATTGTTGTCTTTTCATTTAAATGAAAATCATCGTTTTCCAgaatgtttgtaaataatttaaaactttttgctaACAGAACTTCATGGTCGAATGATATCTGTGGAAAAAGCCAAGTCTGAGTCGGAATCGTCGTCCCGGCGCCAGCCCTCGCGCACGGAACGTCCCAGCAACGAACGCAAAGAGGAGGGCAAGGAGAATGAAGTTtgtttcattttgtttttttattttaactgatATGAAAACACTCCTAGCACTATTGaggattttaatttgtatgcaGTAGTACACCATTGTAGTTACTAAAATGTTTTCAATGtaacgtcaaaaaacaaaaacagaagtaatgaaaatacaataaaaaacagCATAAAAGGTTGTTTCTGTCGCGAACAACAGATAACGACCTTATTTATCGCACTCATATTGCAATTAATGCATTAAAACgtctttttaaaatacttaaacaTTTATACAGGAGGGTAAAGAAGGTGAAGAAAACGCCGAGTCCAAGCCAAAGAAAGAAGGCGAGGAATCCGGAGAGGAAGGCACGCGGGCCACCTCGAGGACGCGGGAAAAGTCACATCGCTCGGATAAAGTAAGATTTGATCTCACTACTCTCATTTCTTATTCTGGTTTATTTTACTGCCCAAAAACGTCTCCTGTAGACCTCGGATGCGCGCCGCGCCATAATAAGCTTACTGCGaaatttcatcaattttatgAGTTTGTCATTTAaattcatcgataaaattttatcacggcgcgcatccttgCCTGGCTGATACGTTGTTGACATAGATATCATGGAAAATAATCATCTCTTTCTAACAGCTGATCAGGTACTCAGTGTGGGaaagtgtattttttctttgatgTCGATTTCAGTCTCATAAAGAGATACATTTGAGTAATATCAGCCTGTAGAAagaagataaataataaaattgagagacctttttaacccttaaccactgacgtACGTACGTGATACGTCGGTCA
Coding sequences:
- the LOC135081868 gene encoding coiled-coil domain-containing protein 115 — its product is MQDNKDKPVLNDILDKLAIKHLHLIEEKMRCEMNIESSINNGSIHLAKSRYIMGQSSVSTARLPVENSPEFSASAVCETTPDDDGIMQFKVAESKAENTVNPMRWFGVLVPQNLHKAQGIFQNAINYVVECVNVQLQLLDNMKKMDMLKKYVS